One window of Burkholderia vietnamiensis LMG 10929 genomic DNA carries:
- a CDS encoding AAA family ATPase, which translates to MTALKTLAIANYRSLRELIVPLAALTVVTGPNGSGKSSVYRALRLLADTAQGRVIPSLAREGGLPSTLWAGPERFSRAMLAGDTPVTGTVRNRPVSLKLGFACADFGYAIDLGLPVPSSSQFTLDPVVKRECIWGGALLRPSTLLVERQGAQIRTRTASGDWRTVPQPVASFDSMMTEFADPVGAPEMIAVRERIRSWRFYDHFRTDARAPARQSHIGTHTPVLADDGADLAAALQTIREIGDAAALDATIDDAFPGASIDIDNPGGRGRFDVLMRQPGLLRPLAAAELSDGTLRYLLLAAALLTPRPPALMVLNEPETSLHPDLLPALGRLIAQAARRSQVLVVSHAARLIATLEREAGCESLVLDKQLGATVLVDADARDLPPWKWPAR; encoded by the coding sequence ATGACCGCGCTCAAGACACTCGCCATCGCCAACTACCGCTCGCTGCGCGAGCTGATCGTGCCGCTCGCGGCGCTCACCGTCGTCACCGGGCCGAACGGCAGCGGCAAGTCGAGCGTCTATCGCGCGCTGCGGCTGCTGGCGGACACCGCACAGGGGCGCGTGATCCCGTCGCTCGCGCGCGAAGGCGGGCTGCCGTCGACGCTCTGGGCCGGCCCCGAGCGCTTCTCGCGCGCGATGCTCGCCGGCGACACGCCGGTGACCGGCACGGTGCGCAACCGGCCCGTGAGTCTGAAGCTCGGCTTTGCGTGCGCCGACTTCGGCTATGCGATCGATCTGGGCCTGCCGGTGCCGAGCAGCTCGCAATTCACGCTCGATCCCGTCGTGAAGCGCGAATGTATCTGGGGCGGCGCGCTGCTGCGGCCGTCGACGCTGCTGGTCGAACGGCAGGGCGCACAGATCCGCACGCGCACCGCGTCGGGCGACTGGCGCACGGTGCCGCAGCCGGTGGCGAGCTTCGACAGCATGATGACCGAGTTCGCGGATCCGGTCGGCGCGCCGGAGATGATCGCGGTGCGCGAGCGCATCCGCTCGTGGCGTTTCTACGACCATTTCCGGACCGATGCCCGGGCGCCGGCGCGGCAGTCGCACATCGGCACGCACACGCCGGTGCTCGCGGACGACGGTGCCGATCTCGCGGCGGCGCTGCAGACGATCCGCGAGATCGGCGATGCCGCCGCGCTCGATGCGACGATCGACGACGCGTTTCCGGGCGCGTCGATCGACATCGACAATCCGGGCGGGCGCGGCCGCTTCGACGTGCTGATGCGCCAGCCGGGGCTGCTGCGACCGCTGGCGGCGGCCGAACTGTCGGATGGCACGCTGCGTTATCTGCTACTCGCGGCCGCGCTGCTGACGCCGCGCCCGCCCGCGCTGATGGTACTGAACGAGCCGGAGACGAGCCTGCATCCCGATCTGCTGCCGGCGCTGGGCCGCCTGATCGCGCAGGCCGCGCGGCGTTCGCAGGTGCTGGTCGTGTCGCACGCGGCGCGGCTGATCGCGACGCTCGAGCGCGAGGCCGGTTGCGAGTCGCTGGTGCTCGACAAGCAGCTCGGCGCGACGGTGCTCGTCGATGCGGACGCGCGCGATCTGCCGCCGTGGAAGTGGCCGGCGCGCTGA
- a CDS encoding glycosyltransferase family 4 protein — MRIAQIAPLTESVPPKLYGGTERVVSYITEALVDLGHDVTLFASGDSTTQAKLEPVWPRALRLDSSIRDRVAPHMLLMETVARRAKDFDVLHFHMDYYSFSVFNRQDTPFVTTLHGRLDLPEQQPVFDTFDTAPVISISNSQRQPLPQAKWLTTVYHGLPDTLYLPQPVEPRYLAFLGRISPEKRVDTAIRIAQQCGLPIRIAAKIDAADQEYFEREIEPLFALPHVEYIGEIADHQKAEFLSGAHALLFPIDWPEPFGLVMIEAMSCGTPVIAFNRGAVPEVVDEGVSGFIVEDEISAVAAVNRLHLLPRTRVRQRFEERFTSRRMAQQYVDVYQSLIRAQKRSRFKVIDSTT; from the coding sequence ATGAGAATTGCGCAGATCGCCCCGCTGACCGAATCCGTGCCGCCGAAGCTCTACGGCGGCACGGAGCGCGTCGTGTCCTACATTACGGAAGCGCTCGTCGACCTCGGCCATGACGTGACGCTGTTCGCCAGCGGCGATTCGACGACCCAGGCCAAGCTGGAGCCGGTGTGGCCGCGCGCGCTGCGGCTCGATTCGTCGATCCGCGACCGCGTCGCGCCGCACATGCTGCTGATGGAGACGGTCGCGCGGCGCGCGAAGGATTTCGACGTGCTCCATTTCCACATGGACTACTACTCGTTTTCGGTGTTCAACCGGCAGGACACGCCGTTCGTCACGACGCTGCACGGCCGGCTCGACTTACCCGAGCAGCAGCCGGTGTTCGACACTTTCGACACCGCGCCGGTGATCTCGATCTCGAATTCGCAGCGTCAGCCGCTGCCGCAGGCGAAGTGGCTGACGACCGTCTACCACGGGCTGCCCGACACGCTGTATCTGCCGCAGCCGGTCGAGCCGCGTTACCTCGCGTTCCTCGGCCGCATTTCGCCCGAGAAGCGCGTCGATACGGCGATCCGCATCGCCCAGCAGTGCGGGCTGCCGATCCGCATCGCCGCGAAGATCGACGCGGCCGACCAGGAATACTTCGAGCGCGAGATCGAGCCGCTGTTTGCGCTGCCGCACGTCGAGTACATCGGCGAGATCGCCGATCATCAAAAGGCCGAGTTCCTGTCGGGCGCGCATGCGCTGCTGTTTCCGATCGACTGGCCGGAGCCGTTCGGGCTGGTGATGATCGAGGCGATGTCGTGCGGCACGCCGGTGATCGCGTTCAATCGCGGCGCCGTGCCGGAAGTGGTGGACGAGGGCGTGTCCGGCTTCATCGTCGAGGACGAGATCAGCGCGGTGGCCGCCGTCAATCGGCTGCACCTGCTGCCGCGCACCCGCGTGCGCCAGCGCTTCGAGGAGCGCTTCACGTCGCGCCGGATGGCGCAGCAGTACGTCGACGTCTACCAGTCGCTGATACGCGCGCAGAAGCGCTCGCGCTTCAAGGTCATCGACTCGACGACCTGA
- a CDS encoding BPSL1445 family SYLF domain-containing lipoprotein, with translation MQKRNLVAKAAAALIVGSLALTGCTTTPDKPDNAATNASKRQAIDASVDATLSRLYSTVKGSRELVAKSRGVLVFPDVIQAGFIVGGQTGNGALRVGGATVGYYNTSSLSVGLQAGAQSKSVVFLFMTQQALDEFRGSDGWAAGAGASVALVKMGANGAIDTTTATAPVQVVVLTNAGLMGDVSINGTKVTKLKI, from the coding sequence ATGCAAAAACGGAATCTCGTGGCGAAAGCCGCCGCTGCGCTCATCGTCGGCAGCCTCGCGCTGACCGGTTGCACCACCACGCCCGACAAGCCGGACAACGCCGCGACCAACGCGTCGAAGCGTCAGGCGATCGACGCGAGCGTCGACGCAACGCTGTCGCGCCTGTATTCCACGGTCAAGGGCTCGCGTGAACTCGTCGCGAAGTCGCGCGGCGTGCTGGTGTTCCCCGACGTGATCCAGGCCGGCTTCATCGTCGGCGGCCAGACCGGCAACGGCGCGCTGCGCGTCGGCGGCGCGACGGTCGGCTACTACAACACGTCGTCGCTGTCGGTCGGCCTGCAGGCCGGCGCGCAATCGAAGTCCGTCGTGTTCCTGTTCATGACGCAACAGGCGCTCGACGAATTCCGCGGCTCGGACGGCTGGGCCGCCGGCGCCGGCGCATCGGTCGCGCTCGTGAAGATGGGCGCGAACGGCGCGATCGACACGACGACGGCCACCGCACCAGTGCAGGTCGTCGTGCTGACCAACGCCGGCCTGATGGGCGACGTGTCGATCAACGGCACGAAGGTCACGAAGCTGAAGATCTGA
- a CDS encoding PsiF family protein, with product MKIQSLVAAVLLGGMLASPAFAANSQQDKMKACNTQAAGKTGDERKAFMKDCLSAKPAKKMSQQEKMKACNTQAADKKGDDRKTFMKSCLSNQPAN from the coding sequence ATGAAAATCCAATCGCTCGTAGCCGCAGTCCTTCTCGGCGGCATGCTGGCTTCCCCCGCTTTCGCGGCGAACAGCCAGCAGGACAAGATGAAGGCCTGTAACACGCAGGCCGCCGGCAAGACGGGCGACGAACGCAAGGCGTTCATGAAGGACTGCCTGTCGGCCAAGCCCGCGAAGAAGATGTCGCAGCAGGAAAAGATGAAGGCCTGCAACACCCAGGCCGCCGACAAGAAGGGCGACGACCGCAAGACGTTCATGAAGAGCTGCCTGAGCAATCAGCCGGCCAACTGA
- a CDS encoding asparaginase: protein MNTSNIASPSSAPALPRIAVLATGGTIAGAAPDAASTAGYQAGALGVNFLLDAVPALASVARVDAEQVASIDSKDLALPLWNTLAARIDALMADPSIDGIVITHGTDTLEETAYALHLVVTGDKPVVLTAAMRPATALSSDGPLNLLNAVTVAAHPAARGQGVLLAFNNRIHAARDVVKTSTYAVDAFHSPELGALGWVQDGRVEFARRATRSRDAQLMIAAAWPAVEVVASYAGATRTAVDALVAAGVRGLVVAGTGNGSIHATLQAALADAANAGVAVVRASRVGSGHVMRNGAANDDALGFVSAGSLNPFKARVLLMLALANGIDGRDALQRVFDTL from the coding sequence ATGAACACTTCGAACATTGCATCTCCTTCGTCCGCGCCGGCGTTGCCGCGCATCGCCGTACTCGCGACCGGCGGCACGATCGCCGGCGCCGCGCCGGACGCCGCCAGCACGGCCGGCTATCAGGCCGGCGCGCTCGGCGTCAACTTCCTGCTCGACGCGGTGCCGGCGCTGGCATCGGTCGCGCGCGTCGACGCCGAGCAGGTCGCGAGCATCGACAGCAAGGACCTCGCCCTGCCGCTGTGGAATACGCTCGCGGCGCGCATCGACGCGCTGATGGCCGACCCGTCGATCGACGGCATCGTGATCACGCACGGCACCGACACGCTCGAGGAAACCGCGTACGCGCTCCATCTCGTCGTGACCGGCGACAAACCGGTCGTGCTGACCGCCGCGATGCGGCCGGCTACCGCGCTGTCGTCCGACGGCCCGCTGAACCTGCTGAACGCGGTGACGGTCGCCGCGCATCCGGCCGCGCGCGGGCAGGGCGTGCTGCTCGCCTTCAACAATCGCATCCATGCCGCGCGCGACGTCGTGAAGACGAGCACCTACGCGGTCGACGCATTCCATTCGCCGGAGCTCGGTGCGCTCGGCTGGGTGCAGGACGGTCGCGTCGAGTTCGCGCGCCGCGCGACGCGCAGCCGCGACGCGCAACTGATGATCGCGGCCGCGTGGCCGGCGGTCGAAGTCGTCGCGAGCTATGCGGGCGCGACGCGCACGGCGGTCGACGCGCTGGTCGCGGCCGGCGTGCGCGGCCTGGTCGTCGCGGGCACCGGCAACGGCTCGATCCATGCGACGCTGCAGGCGGCGCTCGCCGATGCGGCGAACGCGGGCGTTGCCGTGGTGCGTGCGTCGCGCGTCGGCTCGGGCCACGTGATGCGCAACGGCGCCGCTAACGACGATGCGCTCGGCTTCGTGAGCGCCGGGTCGCTGAATCCGTTCAAGGCGCGCGTGCTGCTGATGCTCGCGCTCGCGAACGGCATCGACGGGCGCGACGCATTGCAGCGCGTGTTCGATACGCTGTGA
- the lysM gene encoding peptidoglycan-binding protein LysM, whose product MGLLSFIKEAGEKLLGHADAQAAENPNAANQTAADAIKHYINTQGLDTSNLTVAFDGASRTVTLSGSVPDLDTKAKVKVAAGNVQGVAGVNDDDLQPDDPEVQYHDVKPGDTLSAIAKEVYGDANKYPVIFEANKPMLSSPDRIYPGQKLVIPPQS is encoded by the coding sequence ATGGGTCTTCTTTCGTTTATCAAAGAGGCGGGTGAAAAACTGCTGGGTCATGCCGACGCGCAAGCGGCGGAAAATCCGAATGCCGCGAACCAGACCGCGGCCGATGCGATCAAGCACTACATCAACACGCAAGGTCTCGACACGTCGAACCTGACGGTCGCGTTCGACGGCGCATCGCGCACCGTCACGCTGTCGGGCAGCGTGCCCGACCTCGACACGAAGGCGAAGGTCAAGGTCGCGGCCGGCAACGTGCAGGGCGTCGCCGGCGTCAACGACGACGATCTCCAGCCGGACGATCCGGAAGTTCAGTACCACGACGTGAAGCCGGGCGATACGCTGTCCGCGATCGCGAAGGAAGTGTACGGCGACGCGAACAAGTACCCTGTGATCTTCGAGGCGAACAAGCCGATGCTGTCGAGTCCGGATCGGATCTATCCGGGCCAGAAGCTGGTGATCCCGCCGCAGTCCTGA
- a CDS encoding 2-hydroxy-3-oxopropionate reductase yields MAHIGFIGLGIMGAHMARNLLDGDHQLVVNGAFPIPDDLRARAKVVANSTEVARHADVIISMVPDTPDVRNVLFADDGVANGLSAGKLVIDMSSISPLDTQAFAKQINALGCDYLDAPVSGGEVGAREATLTIMVGGPEQAFERAKPLFEKMGRNITLVGDNGAGQTCKVANQIIVALNIEAIGEALLFAARSGADPERVRQALMGGFAASRILEVHGARMTKRTFEPGFRIELHQKDLNLALDGARKLGLALPHTASAQQLFSVCASHGGRAWDHSALVRALEFMSNFEIGQQPDA; encoded by the coding sequence ATGGCACACATCGGTTTCATCGGCCTCGGCATCATGGGCGCGCACATGGCGCGCAACCTGCTCGACGGCGATCATCAGCTCGTCGTCAACGGCGCGTTCCCGATTCCCGACGATCTGCGCGCGCGCGCAAAGGTCGTCGCGAATTCGACCGAAGTCGCGCGCCACGCGGACGTCATCATCTCGATGGTCCCCGACACGCCCGACGTGCGCAACGTGCTGTTCGCCGACGACGGCGTCGCGAACGGCCTCTCGGCCGGCAAGCTGGTGATCGACATGAGCTCGATCTCGCCGCTCGACACGCAGGCCTTCGCGAAGCAGATCAACGCGCTCGGTTGCGACTACCTCGACGCGCCGGTGTCCGGCGGCGAAGTCGGCGCGCGCGAAGCGACGCTGACGATCATGGTCGGCGGCCCCGAGCAGGCGTTCGAGCGCGCGAAACCGCTGTTCGAGAAGATGGGCAGGAACATCACGCTCGTCGGCGACAACGGCGCGGGGCAGACCTGCAAGGTCGCGAACCAGATCATCGTCGCGCTGAACATCGAAGCGATCGGCGAGGCGCTGCTGTTCGCCGCGCGCTCGGGCGCCGATCCGGAACGCGTGCGCCAGGCGCTGATGGGCGGCTTCGCCGCGTCGCGCATCCTCGAAGTGCACGGCGCGCGGATGACGAAGCGCACGTTCGAGCCGGGCTTTCGCATCGAGCTGCACCAGAAGGATCTCAACCTCGCGCTCGACGGCGCCCGCAAGCTCGGCCTCGCGTTGCCGCACACGGCCAGCGCGCAGCAGCTGTTCAGCGTGTGCGCGTCGCACGGCGGGCGCGCATGGGATCACTCGGCGCTCGTGCGCGCCCTCGAGTTCATGTCGAACTTCGAGATTGGGCAACAGCCGGACGCGTAA
- the hyi gene encoding hydroxypyruvate isomerase, which yields MPKFAANLTMLFNEVPFLDRFAAAADAGFDAVEFLFPYPYAKEELAERLDAHGLRVVLHNLPAGNWDQGERGIACLPDRVGEFQDGVGRAIEYAKALKVPQLNCLVGIPSASTARDQTFVTMVDNLRFAADALRREGIRLLVEPCNRFDIPGFALNRSSEGLDVIRAVGSDNLFLQYDIYHMQRMEGELAATIERNLASIGHVQLADNPGRNEPSTGEINYAFLFALLDRLGYDGYVGCEYKPRTTTTEGLGWLQHVAGRAPGAARRAA from the coding sequence ATGCCGAAGTTCGCTGCAAACCTGACCATGCTGTTCAACGAAGTGCCGTTCCTCGATCGCTTCGCCGCCGCCGCGGATGCCGGGTTCGATGCCGTCGAATTCCTGTTCCCGTACCCGTATGCGAAGGAGGAACTGGCCGAGCGGCTCGACGCGCACGGGCTGCGCGTCGTGCTGCACAACCTGCCCGCTGGCAACTGGGATCAGGGCGAGCGCGGGATCGCGTGCCTGCCCGATCGCGTCGGCGAATTCCAGGACGGCGTCGGCCGCGCGATCGAATATGCGAAGGCGCTGAAGGTGCCGCAGCTGAACTGCCTGGTCGGCATTCCGTCGGCCAGCACGGCACGCGACCAGACGTTCGTCACGATGGTCGACAACCTGCGCTTCGCGGCCGATGCGCTCCGGCGCGAAGGCATCCGCCTGCTCGTCGAGCCTTGCAACCGCTTCGACATCCCGGGCTTCGCGCTGAACCGCTCGTCGGAAGGGCTCGACGTGATCCGCGCGGTCGGCTCGGACAACCTGTTCCTGCAGTACGACATCTATCACATGCAGCGCATGGAAGGCGAACTGGCCGCGACGATCGAACGCAACCTCGCGTCGATCGGCCACGTCCAGCTCGCCGACAACCCGGGCCGCAACGAACCGAGCACGGGCGAGATCAACTACGCGTTCCTGTTCGCGCTGCTCGACCGGCTCGGTTACGACGGCTACGTCGGCTGCGAATACAAACCCCGCACCACCACGACGGAAGGGCTCGGCTGGCTGCAACACGTCGCCGGCCGCGCACCGGGCGCGGCGCGCCGCGCAGCCTGA
- the gcl gene encoding glyoxylate carboligase, translated as MAKMRAVDAAVLVLEKEGIQTAFGVPGAAINPFYSALRKSGGISHVLARHVEGASHMAEGYTRAAAGNIGVCIGTSGPAGTDMITGLYSASADSIPILAITGQAPRARLYKEDFQAVDIESIAKPVTKWAVTVREPALVPRVFQQAFHLMRSGRPGPVLVDLPIDVQLAEIEFDIDTYEPLPVYKPAATRAQIERALAMLNDADRPLIVSGGGVINAAAEDLLVRFAETLGVPVIPTLMSWGAIADDHPLMAGMVGLQTSHRYGNATMLAADFVLGIGNRWANRHTGSVEVYTKGRTFVHVDIEPTQIGRVFGPDLGIVSDAKAALELFVAVAQEWKAAGKLKDRSAWVSDCQARKRSLQRKTHFDDVPVKPQRVYEEMNKVFGRDTCYVSTIGLSQIAAAQFLHVFKARNWINCGQAGPLGWTIPAALGVRAADPSRPIVALSGDYDFQFMIEELAAGAQFKLPYVHVVVNNSYLGLIRQAQRAFDMDYCVQLAFDNVNAPELNGYGVDHVAVAEGLGCKALRVFKPEEIAPALKQAQALANEFSVPVIVEVILERVTNISMGAEIDAINEFEDLAEKAEHAPTAISMLD; from the coding sequence ATGGCCAAGATGAGAGCCGTCGACGCCGCCGTACTGGTGCTCGAGAAAGAAGGCATCCAGACCGCGTTCGGCGTGCCGGGCGCCGCGATCAACCCGTTCTACTCGGCGCTGCGCAAGTCGGGCGGCATCAGCCACGTGCTGGCGCGCCACGTCGAGGGCGCGTCGCACATGGCCGAAGGCTATACGCGCGCCGCAGCCGGCAATATCGGCGTGTGCATCGGCACGTCGGGCCCGGCCGGCACCGACATGATCACCGGCCTGTACTCCGCGTCGGCCGATTCGATTCCGATCCTCGCGATCACCGGCCAGGCGCCGCGCGCGCGGCTGTACAAGGAAGACTTCCAGGCCGTCGACATCGAATCGATCGCCAAGCCCGTCACCAAATGGGCCGTCACCGTGCGCGAGCCGGCGCTGGTGCCGCGCGTGTTCCAGCAGGCCTTCCACCTGATGCGCTCGGGGCGTCCGGGCCCGGTGCTGGTCGACCTGCCGATCGACGTCCAGCTCGCCGAGATCGAGTTCGACATCGACACCTACGAGCCGCTGCCGGTGTACAAGCCCGCGGCGACCCGGGCGCAGATCGAGCGCGCGCTCGCGATGCTCAACGACGCCGACCGGCCGCTGATCGTGTCGGGCGGCGGCGTGATCAACGCGGCCGCGGAAGACCTGCTGGTCCGCTTCGCCGAAACGCTCGGCGTGCCGGTGATCCCGACGCTGATGTCGTGGGGCGCGATTGCCGACGACCACCCGCTGATGGCCGGCATGGTCGGCCTGCAGACGTCGCACCGCTACGGCAACGCGACGATGCTCGCGGCGGACTTCGTGCTCGGCATCGGCAACCGCTGGGCGAATCGCCACACGGGCAGCGTCGAGGTCTACACGAAGGGCCGCACGTTCGTGCACGTCGACATCGAGCCGACGCAGATCGGCCGCGTGTTCGGCCCCGATCTCGGCATCGTGTCCGATGCGAAGGCCGCGCTCGAGCTGTTCGTCGCCGTCGCGCAGGAATGGAAGGCGGCCGGCAAGCTGAAGGACCGCAGCGCGTGGGTGTCGGACTGCCAGGCGCGCAAGCGCTCGCTGCAGCGCAAGACGCACTTCGACGACGTGCCGGTCAAGCCGCAGCGCGTGTACGAGGAGATGAACAAGGTGTTCGGCCGCGATACCTGCTACGTGAGCACGATCGGCCTGTCGCAGATCGCCGCCGCGCAGTTCCTGCACGTGTTCAAGGCGCGCAACTGGATCAACTGCGGCCAGGCCGGGCCGCTCGGCTGGACGATTCCGGCCGCGCTCGGCGTGCGCGCGGCCGACCCGAGCCGTCCGATCGTCGCGCTGTCCGGCGACTACGACTTCCAGTTCATGATCGAAGAGCTCGCCGCCGGCGCGCAGTTCAAGCTGCCGTACGTGCACGTCGTCGTGAACAACTCGTATCTCGGGCTGATCCGTCAGGCGCAGCGCGCATTCGATATGGACTACTGCGTGCAGCTCGCGTTCGACAACGTGAATGCGCCGGAGCTGAACGGCTATGGCGTCGATCACGTCGCGGTGGCCGAAGGGCTCGGCTGCAAGGCGCTGCGCGTGTTCAAGCCGGAAGAGATCGCGCCGGCGCTGAAGCAGGCGCAAGCGCTCGCGAACGAGTTCAGCGTGCCGGTGATCGTCGAGGTGATCCTCGAGCGCGTGACCAACATCTCGATGGGCGCCGAAATCGATGCGATCAACGAGTTCGAGGACCTCGCCGAGAAGGCCGAGCACGCGCCGACCGCGATCTCGATGCTCGACTGA
- a CDS encoding LysR family transcriptional regulator, with the protein MDRFKQIETFVRVADAGSLAAAALEEGVSPVVLGRRIDALERRLGVKLMYRSTRRLVVSEEGAAFLERCRGLLSEWDQAENELAAGRRAVSGHLIVSAPAAFGRKHVAPHAPGFLADKPDMQLSFNLTDRVVDLVREGYDLSIRIGGSVDPNFVAVKLASNRRVVCGTPAYFRKHGRPKSLDDLLRHNCLAFNLQGGQNRGWYFQRHGKIVTMRVTGNLDCNDGELLHRWVAESLGLGWRSTWEIAAQLETGELETVLDEYALPDYDILAVYPQQRYVPARVRYFIDYLRDAYARPGYWSSPP; encoded by the coding sequence ATGGATCGTTTCAAGCAGATCGAGACGTTCGTGCGCGTGGCCGACGCCGGCAGCCTGGCCGCGGCCGCGCTGGAGGAAGGCGTGTCGCCGGTGGTGCTCGGGCGGCGCATCGACGCGCTCGAACGGCGCCTCGGCGTGAAGCTGATGTACCGCTCGACGCGGCGGCTGGTGGTCAGCGAGGAGGGCGCCGCGTTTCTCGAGCGCTGCCGCGGGCTGCTGTCCGAATGGGACCAGGCGGAGAACGAGCTGGCGGCGGGGCGGCGCGCGGTCAGCGGGCACCTGATCGTGTCGGCGCCGGCCGCGTTCGGCCGCAAGCACGTGGCGCCGCACGCGCCCGGCTTCCTCGCCGACAAGCCCGACATGCAGCTGTCGTTCAACCTGACCGATCGCGTGGTCGATCTCGTGCGCGAAGGCTACGACCTGTCGATCCGGATCGGCGGCTCGGTGGATCCGAACTTCGTCGCGGTGAAGCTCGCGTCGAACCGGCGTGTGGTGTGCGGCACGCCCGCGTATTTCCGCAAGCACGGCCGGCCGAAGTCGCTCGACGATCTGCTGCGGCACAACTGCCTCGCGTTCAACCTGCAGGGCGGCCAGAACCGCGGCTGGTACTTCCAGCGCCACGGCAAGATCGTGACGATGCGCGTGACCGGCAATCTCGACTGCAACGACGGCGAGCTGCTGCATCGCTGGGTCGCGGAGAGTCTCGGGCTCGGCTGGCGCTCGACCTGGGAAATCGCCGCGCAGCTCGAAACGGGCGAACTGGAAACGGTGCTCGACGAATACGCGCTGCCCGACTACGACATCCTCGCCGTCTATCCGCAGCAACGCTACGTGCCGGCGCGCGTGCGCTACTTCATCGACTACCTGCGCGACGCCTACGCGCGCCCCGGCTACTGGAGCAGCCCGCCGTGA
- the rpsF gene encoding 30S ribosomal protein S6: MRHYEIVFIVHPDQSEQVPAMIERYKTTITTHGGQIHRVEDWGRRQLAYMIEKLAKAHYVCMNIECDQTTLDELEHAFKFNDAVLRHLIVKMKKAETGPSPMMKEVQREEAKKAAAAQPTEAQA, encoded by the coding sequence ATGCGTCATTACGAAATCGTATTCATCGTGCACCCGGATCAGAGCGAGCAAGTGCCCGCGATGATCGAGCGTTACAAGACCACGATCACGACGCACGGCGGCCAGATCCACCGTGTCGAAGACTGGGGCCGTCGCCAGCTGGCCTACATGATCGAGAAACTCGCGAAGGCTCACTACGTCTGCATGAACATCGAGTGCGACCAGACGACGCTCGACGAACTCGAACACGCGTTCAAGTTCAACGACGCCGTGCTGCGCCACCTCATCGTCAAGATGAAGAAGGCCGAAACCGGCCCGTCGCCGATGATGAAGGAAGTTCAGCGCGAAGAAGCCAAGAAGGCGGCTGCAGCTCAGCCGACCGAAGCGCAGGCTTAA
- the priB gene encoding primosomal replication protein N, whose product MNRLQLTASVVERAPVRYTPAGVPIASATLHHRTEVVEAGIPRQVDMTIEAVAAGEASGKLESREMGVETLFTGFLAKKSRNARTLVFHITALQDIGKD is encoded by the coding sequence GTGAACAGGTTGCAATTGACGGCGAGCGTCGTCGAACGCGCACCGGTGCGATATACGCCGGCAGGTGTTCCGATCGCAAGCGCCACGTTGCATCACCGCACGGAGGTCGTCGAAGCAGGCATTCCCCGTCAGGTCGACATGACGATCGAAGCGGTGGCGGCCGGTGAGGCGAGCGGCAAGCTGGAAAGTCGTGAAATGGGCGTCGAGACGCTGTTCACGGGCTTCCTGGCAAAAAAGAGCCGCAACGCGAGAACCTTGGTGTTTCACATCACTGCATTGCAGGACATAGGAAAGGACTGA
- the rpsR gene encoding 30S ribosomal protein S18 produces MARPTGKKFDKRRQQQNPLFKRKKFCRFTAAGVDQIDYKDTETLKDFIGENGKITPARLTGTKAHYQRQLDTAIKRARFLALLPYTDQHKA; encoded by the coding sequence ATGGCCCGCCCGACTGGTAAGAAATTCGACAAGCGTCGTCAGCAACAAAACCCGCTCTTCAAGCGCAAGAAGTTCTGCCGCTTCACGGCTGCAGGCGTCGATCAGATCGACTACAAGGACACGGAAACGCTGAAGGACTTCATCGGCGAAAACGGCAAGATCACGCCGGCTCGCCTGACGGGTACGAAGGCGCACTATCAGCGTCAGCTGGATACGGCAATCAAGCGTGCGCGTTTCCTCGCGCTGCTGCCGTACACCGATCAGCACAAGGCGTAA
- the rplI gene encoding 50S ribosomal protein L9: protein MQIILLEKVANLGNLGDIVKVKDGYARNFLIPNRKARRATKEAIAEFEVRRAELEKIAAEKLAASQAVGEKLNGQAFEVTQKSGVDGRLFGSVTNGDVAELLKKAGFEVEKLQVRMPEGPLKMIGEHVVQVALHTDVVVDVTINVIGDHA from the coding sequence ATGCAAATCATTCTGTTGGAAAAAGTCGCCAATCTGGGCAACCTCGGCGATATCGTCAAGGTCAAGGACGGTTACGCTCGCAACTTCCTGATCCCGAACCGCAAGGCTCGCCGTGCAACGAAGGAAGCGATCGCCGAATTCGAAGTTCGCCGCGCCGAACTCGAAAAGATCGCCGCTGAAAAGCTGGCGGCATCGCAGGCAGTCGGCGAGAAGCTGAACGGCCAAGCGTTCGAAGTCACGCAGAAGTCGGGCGTCGACGGCCGTCTGTTCGGCTCGGTCACGAACGGCGACGTCGCGGAACTGCTGAAGAAGGCAGGTTTCGAAGTCGAGAAGCTGCAAGTTCGCATGCCGGAAGGCCCGCTGAAGATGATCGGCGAGCACGTCGTTCAAGTCGCGCTGCATACGGACGTCGTCGTCGACGTCACGATCAACGTGATCGGCGACCACGCATAA